TAATATTTTTCGGCAGGCAACGGGCGCTCGGTACCGGCGTTGGTCATTTCCACGAGGGCATTCCGAACAGGAAGTCCTAAATGATACGCCAAGTTGGCACTGCTTCCGATGGTCACAACTTTGCCGCCTTCTTCCAAAAACTTCTTAATTTGAGGAATGGATTTATCGGCCGTAATTCGGCCCATCCATGGGTGGAACGTATCGGGAATTTCTTCCACTTTAGGCTCTCTGCCCCCAAATCCTCCATACTCACCTTCCGAACGACCGGTACCCACCGCAGGAATAGCCCGGGTAACGAAAATAATTACATCGTATTTTTGCTTCAAATTACCCGCATCTATCGCCTGAGAGTAAATTACATCCATGGGAAAATGATATTGTTCCATCAATAAACGCACCCAACCCGAAGGCATTGAGCCGCCGTAGGTATCCCACAAAGCAATGCGCATCGGAGCTACTTTTGTCATTATTCCGGTTGGCTTTTTAGCCATACCCAAAGCCTCTATGCCTAAGTCTTTTACCGATTTTTCCAATAGTGATTTGGCTTTGGCCGACGCAGGCACATAAAACGCGCCCGCTTCTGAACTACCGCTTCCCTGTGGCAAACGAAACACCGGAATACCGGCACTTAATAAATCATTAACGGCAATAAATGAGTTATTGGCCCGGCCGCTCAGGGTATAACCGGCAGGGGCTGCGGCGTCGATTTTACCGACCGGGATTTGCAATTCTCCGTAAGGAATGCGCTGGAACGGGCCGTCGAAGGCATTCAGCACCCGGTCAAACTGTACCCCCATTTGATAGGCCAACGTCCAGCCGGCAGCATCGTACGGGCGCGTGGGCGGACCGCCCGGATATGGAAAATCGTTGGGGTGATCCTGTGGCTCAAACATATCCAATACGTGAGGACGAAAGGACTGTGCCGTTTTGACAATAAACGACCCCGCAGGGTATTTTTTGCCTTCTACCGTAAATTCAGAAGTAGCTTTTTGCACCTGAATACCGGTCCGAATCAGCGCATTGACAAACTTCGTAGCGGTTGCAAAATCAGCTTGGTTAGCCGAAATAATATATCCGCGCGCATCGCGCCCGGCAGGGTCTTTCAATACTTCATCGTAGTATTTGACCGGAATGCCACCTCTCATGCCAAATGGGTCGTTGGCCGGTGTAGTTGTGACCGACGGAGCACTTTTGTCGTTTTTCTGCGCGGCGAGAATGGCATCAGCCCGTTTCGGAGACAGCGTCCAATAGTCCTTGCTGCCGCGTTCAATGGAGTTTTTGCCCATCACATAAATATTGTACAACAACTCATCACGGTGACGGGCGGCGTAGTCCAGTACTGCATAGTTACATGACACCGAATAGTCGATGGATTGTTTGAAATGCCATTTCCCGGGAGTGACGGGAAATGGTGTATTGCCGTTAGGAATCAAACGATTAGGCACTAAAGGGACGGTTTCGGGGGTTGGCCCACCGATAATTTCGGTCAAAAGTCCGATTTGGTTGTGAAAGTGCGTCGTGGTACGCAAACCGCCATTGTACCAAGTGGAGAATACCGAGCCGCCCAAACGCGTAAAACCGGGTTTTTCTTCGGCAATGAGGCGATTGATCATGGCCGCACCAAGCGCATCTATGCCCGTGATCATCAATGGATGAAATACGTAGTTGAACGGATCTCGGTAGGGTGGCCCCGCCAATACCGACCCGGCCGGACCGCGTTGGTGGTGGTTGTACATAATCTGCGGAATCCAATCCACAAACAACTGACGGCCTACGTTTTGAGTCTCTTTCAGTTGCAGCATAAAGAAATCGCGGTTGTTGTCGTGGCCGGCGTATTTCTGATACAACTTAGGTAAATGGTCCAGCGACCGTTTTTCCGCGACAGGGTTACGCATGTACCAGTCAGCCACGAGTTCCTGTCCGTCGGGATTGATGTGGGTAAAGAGAATGACCACATTGTCCAGAATCCGCATTACTTCAGCGTCGGTGCGGGTAGTAAACTGATACGCGGTTTCGATAAGCTGCATCCACGCCACGGTTTCGTTGGAGTGAATCCCGCCGTCGATCCATACAATCGCCTTGCCTTCATCGGCCATAGCTTTGGCTTGGGCATCGGTCAGTCCTTCAGCACGGGCGAGTTTGGTGGAAATTTCCTGAAAACGGGCCAATTTTTTGTGGTTTTCAGGCGATGTGATAATCATCATCGGTTGGTCACGCCCTTCTTCGGTCTTGCCGATGGAAACCAATTTTACCCGGTCAGAAGCGGCCAATTTTTTAAAATACGCTTCGGTTTGGGTGAAGTTGGCGAGCATATAATCATCGCCGATGTTGAACCCAAAATGCTCCTTGGGGGAAGGAATCTGTGCCCATGTCCTATTGCACAAAAGTAAAAGGATAAAGAGAGGGAGTAGTTTTCTCATTCAGGTTTCAGTTTGTTGTTACAGTGGTTGATGCATTCATTTGAATTGCTCCACAAAGTAAAAAGAAAATGGGGAAAACTGAATGATTACAGGGGTATTTGCAGGAGATTTGATGATAAAAAGCGGTTATTTTGCGATAAAATCGGGGAAGTTTGACAAACACTCATGGTTTTGAAATGCTCCTGATTTTATCAATTTGAAAGAATGTTTTAACTTTGTAAGGCACTGTACTACGTTTTTCACTCAAACCGAATGCGAGATGAACTCAATCAAATCATTGCAGGAATTGGAGATAGCCCAACGGCAAATCTTATCCAAGCAGCCCTCTTTCACCTTAGAACAAGCCAAAGCACAAGTGGAACGCCTCAAAAAGCAGAATTCATCCATAAAGAGGCAGAGGTAAGGCTTCTGAAAGATTTTGCTCAAAAATTTAACTGTTGGTATGATAGTGTAGACGAGCAAAATTATATTGGGGAGGGAGCCGAACAACGTGTGTTTTCGTTCGCAGTCTCCCGTTGGTAGACTTAGGCACAACCAGTCCTTCAATGTTCAATTTTAACATTTTTCAGAAATCGATAATGTTCAATATCTCTTTGTCTTTCTTCCCCGTTAAAAGGATGGTATTCTAATTTATCCAGCATTTGGCTCCAGCTCTTCATTAATGAGTCTTCCTCAATTTGAAAACTTATTCCATCTAATCCAGTGTAATCTACAACTTGTAGGTTGATAAGTTTTGTGTTTGCAGAACCTTTTGAAATTCCGATTTCATGTAAATAATTCCAAGTTAAATTGGCAATAGAATACCATCCGCTAAATGAAGTAACAAGGTCTTTTAGCTTGAAAATAGAATTATTAATTGGGTTGGCAGGACCAAGAAAAATTGAGTCAATTGAATCGTGCAATTGTCCAAATGAATACAGTTTTAATTGAAACAGTATTTTCAAATCATGATTTTCATTCTCATTATTTAAAAAACCAATTAAATTTTTTGATGGCAATAGGCCATTTTCTGCCAATCTACAGCCTACATGTTTACCAATATACCTTTTAACGTTCAAATAACCTTCTTCCCATGCGCTACCAAATACGTCTTCTAAATCAATGACATGAGATTCTGTAATTTGTATTCGGTTTTGGTAGTAATAGTCTATGAATTTATCATAGGCAACATCGAATTTCTGACTTCTTGTATTATTGCAAATATTCTTCTCGAACTTAA
Above is a window of Runella slithyformis DSM 19594 DNA encoding:
- a CDS encoding M14 family metallopeptidase codes for the protein MRKLLPLFILLLLCNRTWAQIPSPKEHFGFNIGDDYMLANFTQTEAYFKKLAASDRVKLVSIGKTEEGRDQPMMIITSPENHKKLARFQEISTKLARAEGLTDAQAKAMADEGKAIVWIDGGIHSNETVAWMQLIETAYQFTTRTDAEVMRILDNVVILFTHINPDGQELVADWYMRNPVAEKRSLDHLPKLYQKYAGHDNNRDFFMLQLKETQNVGRQLFVDWIPQIMYNHHQRGPAGSVLAGPPYRDPFNYVFHPLMITGIDALGAAMINRLIAEEKPGFTRLGGSVFSTWYNGGLRTTTHFHNQIGLLTEIIGGPTPETVPLVPNRLIPNGNTPFPVTPGKWHFKQSIDYSVSCNYAVLDYAARHRDELLYNIYVMGKNSIERGSKDYWTLSPKRADAILAAQKNDKSAPSVTTTPANDPFGMRGGIPVKYYDEVLKDPAGRDARGYIISANQADFATATKFVNALIRTGIQVQKATSEFTVEGKKYPAGSFIVKTAQSFRPHVLDMFEPQDHPNDFPYPGGPPTRPYDAAGWTLAYQMGVQFDRVLNAFDGPFQRIPYGELQIPVGKIDAAAPAGYTLSGRANNSFIAVNDLLSAGIPVFRLPQGSGSSEAGAFYVPASAKAKSLLEKSVKDLGIEALGMAKKPTGIMTKVAPMRIALWDTYGGSMPSGWVRLLMEQYHFPMDVIYSQAIDAGNLKQKYDVIIFVTRAIPAVGTGRSEGEYGGFGGREPKVEEIPDTFHPWMGRITADKSIPQIKKFLEEGGKVVTIGSSANLAYHLGLPVRNALVEMTNAGTERPLPAEKYYIPGSILRVTLDSTQMATWGMASQTDVYFDSSPVFKLAPDAIAKGQVKPLIWFSTNKPLRSGWAWGQTYLQDGITAFEAPIGAGKLTVLGPEITFRAQSQGTFKLLFNQLYSTAP